One Penaeus monodon isolate SGIC_2016 chromosome 42, NSTDA_Pmon_1, whole genome shotgun sequence genomic window, TCAATATCTCATCAAAATCTTTCCTCAAGACATCTTCCTTCACTGAACCTTCTACCCAATATCCTGCGATATATCCTTGCATTGTATTATCATGGGGTTACGCCAAATGCCGTCAACAAGATTTTGGGGATCCCAAACAGGGCTGAGGAAAAACTCCAAAACGTAAAGGTAATTATCCACATTTTCATGCTCTGATTCACTCGTCATAACATCAATTAGAAATCTGGTTGTACCAATGACAAGGGAAGTTAAAACACCTCCCTTTCTGATTATTTCTGGAGAAACTGAAGTAAAATGTTTACAAACCCGTCatcattttcttacatttttttttttttttttttttttttaatgatacatcTCTTTTGTAGTTTTTCATAGGTTCtcaatgtaaatgtatatgtttaattttcCCTGTATCTCTTGACTGTGCCAGACCATTTTAAAATTAGAGATTGTACATGATTAGGAGTGAGTGTTGGGAATAGATTTTGAGAAGATAGATGAATGAAGTCagagagttgatttttttttaataagtaaattGTTGTAGATTTCCAGGTAGATGAAGGCAGGCTTTAACAAAGATATTAGAGGTAAGATAAGGAAGTTTCTCAAGGAGAGAGGTTGACAGTAATATGACTTAAAAATGGAGATTTGTAGGATTTTTGAGTGCTGCCAGATGATTGTACATTTCTTTTAATACTTAAGGACAACACtcactttcttatttctttctctatatcaAGTAGGACTTAGCTCTTTGGCCTGATATCTTCTGATCCAGCTGTGGAATGATGGCTGGCATAATGGTTTATGAAGATCTGCTGCCAAGTTCCTCTGATATTAGCTTGGTATCACTTGGTGTTCCACTGCTTGTTAAGGGCCAGTGCAAGGAAGCTGTAATGAGTGTTGAACATACCAGACTTTCACCATAGAATGGGGGAGATGCTGGCTCTGAAACAATCTCACCCGTTAGTTATAGCATCATGCCATACACGATTTCCACAAGTAGATGCCAGGTCTTCTCCTGAGTATATTTCTTATGCCTAGTGGTTCCTCTGGTGATAGGGTTGTCTTCATCTATTATTTTACCATACTGTTTGGTGATGGATGCTCAGCAATTGTTTTAGCTATGCCTGTACATATATCCTAGACATCACTCACCAGACTGAAGATTCAGCTACGTCCCCTGGTcagttgtgattatttttttgtaacctaAAACAGCTGACCTATGCTCTGTTGAATTCTGCTATTGGATAAGGGAAATTTAGCACTGCAGCAGATTCATAGGTCATCTTGAACTTCAAAACATCCTGTCTGCTGCCTGTGTTCAGTCAGTATCTGGTTGAGGTAATTAACCATGTTTTCACACACTAGTATGAGCCACCTGTAATAGTTTAACTTAGGTAACACTGAAAATCTTTCTTGTTCAGTGGTCTGGGAACACTGTTGATTGCCAGGACACTACCAGCAGAGATACCATCACTAGATACACTGTATCCCGGGAATGCTAATGACTTCCAGCCAAGAAGACAAAGAAGGCACTAACCTGAGAATTATTTGCAGTAGGTTAGATTATGACTGGGGTCCTCAAGGAACGTAAGCTCTCGTAGGATATCACTGTGAGAAGGGTTATTGGTGGTTGATTGAAGTACTGCTGAAGACAGCTGCTCTTCTTGCAGTTATTGAGCAGTGAGATGCAGAAGGATTCTATGTCAGAGGGTCCATTGCACTACATGTCAAGGCTGAGGTCCCAATGAAGTTCTAGGAGAATCTTTTTCTACAGCAAGCTCAATACCACAGATCCACCAACTGATTTACTATGGTAGCAGAATTGAGGTTTCCATGGGCAGCTTTTTGGCCTGGAGGATGCTGGCCTAGTGGGATATTATGTGTTGTGACGGCATATGGCATTATCAGGTGTAATCTTCTGAACATCTCTGAAGAAGGTACCGAACTTATCACTCCGAAGATCAGCAGAGTACTTTATGGCAGGCTCTACAGCTTTGGTAGCATCATGAACTGAGATCTTTATAGCTTGGAAATTTACTGATAGTATCTCTGAGGCTGCAAAGACCAAATGCCCCAATTTCAGACCAAAGAATGTTGAAAAGTTCTCCATTTTAGCCATCTGTCCACCAGGTCGATGGGAGTATTCATCACTGGTAGTGGTGTTGATTTCTTCTAGGATTTCCAAAAGAACTTGGTAGTTTTCAAGAATGGAAGGAAGTGAATCAGCACGGACCATCCATCTGCTTGAACATTAAGGGCTTGAAATTTCCAGAAACATGTGGGCCAGAACTCTCCTGCTTGGATTTGATGAGACATTGCTTGGAGGAAAGCTTTATGAGCTGTAATATTTTCTGTGTCAAGTCAAGAGCATCTCTAATTACTGGACACTTTCGAGTGACATCTTGGAGGCACAAGTTGAGAGAATGTGCCAAATAGTACACGTTCAATGTTAAAAGGTTTTCCTTCATTATCCTGGTTgcaattccttttattcttccctgaatatttgcagctctgccataccCGTGTCCACAGCAGTACTCTAATGGCAGTGCAAGATGGACTTGTACACCTTTCAGGACAACCCATAGGGTTTCACTGGTTACGTTAGGAACACCGACCATTTCAACAAAGTGTATGTGAattttcatcttattgtcatcCCAGCAAATCGATATGCAGAACTGTTCACAGTCTCAAATGACTGCATAACATTACTCTCTTAGATTTTCTTCACAATATCACGTAGAACAGAATGTCCCATCAAAATTATGAGTTCATTAAGAACCTCAGGAGATGTGTTGTTGGAACCCAAGTCTACCGGTGCTTAGGATCAAGGTCACCAGATCTTAGTTTCATTAGTTGCCAATGATTCCCATCGACATTTGTGTGTCCTCTTATAGCAAGCCCCTGCCTAAGAAGGAACAGTCATTAGGGAATGCCTTCGGTTTTCTTGGTCAGATTTATGCCGAGGGCCTTATTTATAGGTGTCTGTTTTTCAGCTTGTGACTTGTGACTCCTTGTGACAGAGAGATTTCTGTCGCCCTCtttgttatgcttttttttccccccatttgctAAAGCCGGTAATTGTAAATGTGGACTCAAAATTATGGTTCTTGTAAGGGATCCCTTGCGATGACATGAATGACAAAGGTGAACAAAGAATTACTCCTCTCACTTCACAGTGTTGCCCAGGGATGGTATTGAAGCATTTTGAGTTCTTGATACAGGTTTTCCCTTCATCAGGTATTAATTTCTTGCTAGCACATGGTCATCAATTGgcgtatctttttctctctctctctctctctttttcattataaGTCTGTGGAAAACTCCCGCTCTTAGCtgtaagaagaaatgaaataaaatcaaaagttCCTTATCAAGACtaacaaaaaaacgaaatggaACCAAAATTTTGGTTATTTCTTCATCTGACAAGGattaaaatttctctctctctctctctctctctctatcattcgctctctcgctctctctcttcgctctctcgctctctctcattcgctctctctcttcactctctcactctctctcactcgctctctctcattcgctctctctctctcttctctctctctctctctctccctctctctctctctctctctctctctctctctctctctctctctcttctctctctctcttctctctctctctctctctctctctcctccctctctctctcctctcctctctctccttccacggaccctctctcctcgtcattctcctctttccccctctctcctctctcctccccctccctcctccccccccctcctctcccccctcctccccccccttccctccctccccctcccccccccctcccccctccccgacccccaTAATCGCACACTCAACTCTCTCATTAAAACTCCACGAACCCTGTAAGGAAGAACAGACTCGAAAGCCAAGCCAGAAGACGAAATCCGAGCGAGAGGACGAGATTAAGGAGAGAATTAGAGGGGAaatgagtgaggagggaggagggcaaagGCTGCCGGGGAAGAGGCCGCAGTTCGGGGCGAGGTTCCTTAAGGATAAGAAAAACGTCTTTGAGCACAATGCGTGGTATGTGGCTTTGAGGTTTGCTTCGGTTTGGTCTTCATTTGGGTGggagttggattttttttttttttgtattattagtttattttttttctcttctgttttctcttctcttcacttctcttttttctcttttctcttctcttctcttctcttctctctcttctcttctcttctcttctcttccttctcttcacttccttcacttcacttcacttccttcactctccttcacttccttcctctcatctcatctctctcatctctctctctcatctctctctctcatctctctcatctctcttctctttctcttcctctcctctctgttacCCTGTTACCTGTTATCTGGTtcaccttttattatcattatatacctttttttgaggaatgttatctttattaatgttagAAGGTATGGATGAAATGAAGATGTGTGTTAGAGGAAATGAAGTGGAATGAGATACCTTTATGTGGAATTGGGGCCTTTGTGATGTGGTATATAGCTCTAGGTTATAGTTAAAAATAGGACTCTGCACTCCGGCAAAGGCCAACAAGTCTGCAAGCGTAAGGGGAAACTAATATATTATTTGACGATAAATTGGCAGGGAGGTCTGCGAGCTGGAGCATGACAGGTTTTATCTATACGAGCTTGTTTGCCTTTGGTAGAGGTAGAAGTGCAGAGTTTACGATGTCGTTGGATTTAGTTACCGCGAGCATAGAGTTGCGGATATCAGCTAAAGTATTTGCAGCTTTACGAATAATTTATTAGTTTATCATGCTTAGTAGTGTTATATTCTGTGTTCCAAATAACCTTTACCTCTGTTTATGACTATCGCTGATGGGTTTATTTTTACGCTAAGTGGGGTGGAAGTTCAATTAAAAATGGAATGTCTTTTCTGTTTGAATCTGAATGACCTGTGATGACCTCACCCAATGCACTAAGATCCCATGGTGTATATTCTGGCCTGATAGAGCTTGGAGTGCTTCTTCATTTGATAACAAAATATCAGGAAGCTCTACAAACTCAGtctcatagtaataatattgtggGAGTTAGTTGTCTTTGCTTGAGTGCCAAATGTATGGAAACCAAGGCAGCTGCTTGGGTTACTGTGCGTGTTTCTCTAATAAGCAGCTGTGGAattatcttgattatttttttcaaatcatcatcattatcattactagtattattgctattactaagcTAGAGTAGAACATCAAAAGACTATATGATACTTATTGCATTATTATGGCTGTGAGGGTCTAGAGTCAATTTTATATGATTGAAACTTAGACACACAACTCAAATAAGATTTAGTGATAGCCCTATGCTTTGCAGGATTTAGGACACACACGATCTTGGTCAGATTGTTGTTGGACTTAAGAAAGTGTAGGACAGACCTCTGGGGTCGGAAGCAGAGCAGCAAAGCTTGCAAAAGACAGCGGCcaccgggaggggggagggaactgAAAGACTGGAAACTTGTCTTTACACAGAACAATTGGTAAGGATTATTAGACACCAGCAATAGggaaaatactataaaaatacgaatacataatatacagtacatatgcaAGGATGATTTTcatctgtagaaaaaaaaaggagaaaaattaatattcaATGTAGAGTAATACAGATTTTATTTTTAGCACATTAGACTggctcagagagagaaaaaaaattatatgccaCAGAATAAGGTCAtgtttaaaacacatatatttttctttctttcttttattttttttctttggttattcatcctttctttcattctttctttcctactcTTGGTCCTACTTATAAAACCTCCATGAATTTGCAGGGACAATGTCGTATGGGACGACACACAAGAGGCAGCAGCCCTGGCTAAAGTGCAAGAAAATTCCGAAGTGACGCTAACTCCAGAGGATATCCAGAAGTTGGAAGAAGAGGCAGCACACCACTGGGATGCCTTCTATGGGATCCACCAGAACAGGTATTTGAGGATAAGAATTAATGACTAGGTTGGCTATAAACTATCAATGCAATTTGATAgatgtacattttattttaatttgaatacgtatgtacatgtttgtgtgtatatatatgttcatgtgcatgtgtatgtatgtatgtaatatatatatatataatatatatatatatattatataaattatatatatatatatatatataataaaaaggggaaaaacagccacagtgaaaaagaaactaaaacaaatcaaaacagatttagtttctttttctacggggct contains:
- the LOC119599088 gene encoding uncharacterized protein LOC119599088, with the protein product MVGVPNVTSETLWVVLKGVQVHLALPLEYCCGHGYGRAANIQGRIKGIATRIMKENLLTLNVYYLAHSLNLCLQDVTRKCPVIRDALDLTQKILQLIKLSSKQCLIKSKQESSGPHVSGNFKPLMFKQMDEEINTTTSDEYSHRPGGQMAKMENFSTFFGLKLGHLVFAASEILSVNFQAIKISVHDATKAVEPAIKYSADLRSDKFGTFFRDVQKITPDNAICRHNT